A genome region from Arachis duranensis cultivar V14167 chromosome 8, aradu.V14167.gnm2.J7QH, whole genome shotgun sequence includes the following:
- the LOC107462419 gene encoding probable galacturonosyltransferase 12, with translation MQLHISPSLRHVTVLPGKGLKEFIKVKVASRRVSYRMLFYSLLFFTFLLRFVFVLTSVDGIDGGETKCSTIGCLGKKLGPKLMGKKTESNVPDVIYQTLDAPLDKDELRGRSDIPQTLEEFMTEVKKGGFDAKTFAVKLREMVTLMEQRTRNAKIQEYLYRHVASSSIPKQLHCLDLRLASEHTNNAAARLQLPSAELVPALVDNSYFHFVLASDNVLAASVVAASLVRNCLRPQKVVLHIITDKKTYYPMQAWFSLHPLSPAIIEVKALHHFDWFTKGKVPVLEAMEKDQKVRSQFRGGSSAIVANTTEKPQVIAAKLQTLSPKYNSVMNHIRIHLPELFPSLNKVVFLDDDIVIQTDLTPLWDIDMNGKVNGAVETCTGEDKFVMSKRLKSYLNFSHPLILKNFNPNECAWAYGMNIFDLEAWRKTNISFTYHHWVEQNIKSDLSLWQLGTLPPGLIAFHGHVHIIDPFWHMLGLGYQEDTSFADAESAGVIHFNGRAKPWLDIAFPQLRPLWTKYVNFSDKFIKSCHIKAS, from the exons ATGCAGCTTCACATATCACCAAGTTTAAGACATGTAACTGTGCTACCAGGAAAAGGGTTGAAGGAATTCATCAAAGTGAAGGTTGCGTCGCGGCGAGTCTCTTATAGGATGCTCTTCTATTCACTCCTGTTCTTCACATTCCTTCTCAGGTTTGTGTTTGTTTTGACATCAGTGGATGGCATTGATGGAGGAGAAACCAAGTGCTCTACCATAG GTTGCTTGGGAAAAAAACTGGGGCCAAAACTTATGGGGAAAAAGACTGAATCAAAT GTGCCAGACGTAATATACCAAACATTAGATGCACCCCTTGACAAAGATGAGCTAAGGGGAAGATCTGATATTCCACAGACTTTAGAAGAGTTCATGACAGAAGTTAAGAAAGGTGGATTTGATGCCAAGACATTTGCTGTTAAACTCAGAGAAATG GTGACCCTTATGGAACAAAGGACCCGAAATGCAAAAATCCAAGAATATCTATATCGCCATGTAGCATCGAGCAGCATACCAAAACAACTTCACTGCCTTGACTTGAGGCTGGCCAGCGAGCACACCAACAACGCGGCAGCACGGCTTCAGCTACCCTCTGCAGAATTAGTCCCTGCCCTGGTTGACAATTCCTACTTCCACTTTGTCCTTGCCTCAGACAATGTTCTGGCTGCTTCGGTTGTTGCAGCATCGCTTGTCCGCAACTGTTTGCGGCCCCAGAAAGTTGTTCTGCACATAATTACAGATAAAAAGACTTATTATCCCATGCAGGCATGGTTCTCCTTGCACCCTTTATCACCTGCTATAATTGAAGTCAAAGCATTGCATCATTTCGATTGGTTTACAAAGGGTAAGGTGCCTGTGCTGGAAGCAATGGAGAAAGACCAGAAGGTGCGATCACAGTTTAGAGGAGGATCATCAGCTATAGTAGCAAATACCACTGAGAAGCCACAAGTTATTGCAGCAAAGCTACAAACACTTAGTCCCAAGTATAATTCAGTGATGAACCATATCCGAATACATCTTCCAGAG TTGTTTCCAAGCCTTAACAAGGTGGTCTTCCTCGACGATGACATAGTAATACAAACTGATCTTACGCCTCTGTGGGACATTGACATGAATGGAAAAGTCAATGGAGCAGTAGAAACATGTACTGGAGAAGATAAGTTTGTGATGTCAAAGAGGTTGAAAAGCTATTTGAACTTCTCTCACCCTCTCATATTGAAAAACTTCAATCCGAACGAGTGCGCCTGGGCTTATGGAATGAACATTTTTGACTTGGAGGCTTGGAGGAAAACCAATATAAGCTTTACATACCACCATTGGGTTGAGCAG AATATAAAATCAGACCTGAGCCTGTGGCAGCTAGGCACATTACCTCCTGGGTTGATTGCATTTCATGGCCATGTTCACATTATTGATCCTTTCTGGCATATGCTGGGATTGGGATATCAAGAAGACACAAGTTTTGCTGATGCTGAGAGTGCCGGTGTCATCCATTTCAATGGCAGGGCGAAGCCATGGCTAGACATAGCTTTTCCACAACTGAGGCCATTGTGGACTAAATATGTTAACTTTTCAGATAAATTCATCAAGAGCTGTCACATTAAGGCATCATAG
- the LOC107462423 gene encoding thioredoxin-like protein CXXS1 has translation MEGQKKLKKSKVVKIESQESWQHHISHANNKGYPVVVHFSAFWCITSTLMNPLFEELASTYQDAMFLNLDVDEFKEIASKFEIKAMPTFVLLNGGTAVDKIVGANPDDCVIWNHFMNIYIAGVAIWPCHTVTLYKWLFSCIVKFFSNFLIKRNARER, from the exons ATGGAGGGACAAAAGAAGCTCAAAAAGTCCAAGGTTGTCAAGATAGAATCTCAAGAATCATGGCAGCACCACATCTCTCATGCTAACAACAAAGGTTACCCT GTTGTAGTTCACTTCTCTGCTTTTTGGTGCATAACCTCTACACTCATGAATCCTTTGTTTGAAGAACTTGCCTCCACTTATCAAGATGCCATGTTTCTCAATTTGGATGTGGATGAGTTTAAg GAAATTGCGTCCAAGTTTGAAATCAAAGCCATGCCCACATTTGTGCTGCTGAATGGAGGAACTGCAGTTGATAAAATTGTAGGTGCAAATCCTGATGATTGTGTAATTTGGAACCATTTCATGAATATTTATATAGCGGGtgtggccatttggccatgtcATACTGTGACTTTGTACAAATGGTTATTCTCTTgtattgttaaatttttttctaattttctcaTCAAACGCAATGCAAGAGAGAGGTAG
- the LOC107462420 gene encoding uncharacterized protein LOC107462420 — protein sequence MASLSFLNSNYFHSIQMSKPSSSSLTCIHSSLSSPNPPNSKDEAIQQAKTSISTTLEKPLNNSSKLIGKYKKLKQPKFRVEIPLIDGSPDSISQLALDVFGDIPIKRKGSPIKVLVLWPNPRLREAANAAFKSQSDTKVEHFDIPSLQNSDPRILNSADVAVFFVPEVSQLDLVRTVSDAFNPRPVVMFNPKWAFEEEGNFDDDLSGFVNSFEVVYCFMGLEVRGLLSKRKGVVFRCVRDGVVSGEKWNVFVEEGEEMKLVSTLKARPTIVEVENVLYNVMAMNSPITKSAKFIKGLVSNVTGRK from the coding sequence ATGGCATCTTTATCCTTTCTTAATTCTAATTATTTCCATTCTATCCAAATGTCCAAGCCATCGTCATCATCGTTAACATGCATCCACTCCTCACTCTCTTCCCCAAACCCTCCCAACTCAAAGGATGAGGCCATACAACAAGCAAAAACATCCATTTCAACAACCTTGGAGAAGCCCCTCAACAACTCCTCAAAACTAATTGGCAAGTACAAGAAACTCAAGCAACCCAAATTCAGGGTTGAGATTCCACTCATTGATGGCTCACCAGATTCCATTTCCCAACTCGCCCTTGATGTTTTTGGGGACATACCCATCAAGAGAAAAGGTTCTCCCATTAAGGTTTTGGTTCTGTGGCCTAACCCTAGATTGAGAGAAGCTGCAAATGCTGCTTTTAAGTCCCAATCAGATACCAAAGTTGAACACTTTGACATTCCCTCACTTCAGAACAGTGACCCCAGAATCTTGAATTCTGCTGATGTGGCAGTGTTCTTTGTGCCAGAGGTTTCACAGTTGGACCTGGTTAGAACAGTGAGTGATGCATTTAACCCTAGGCCTGTGGTTATGTTCAATCCAAAATGGGCATTTGAGGAAGAGGGTAACTTTGATGATGATTTATCTGGGTTTGTGAATTCCTTTGAAGTGGTTTATTGTTTCATGGGGTTAGAGGTGAGGGGTTTGTTGAGCAAGAGAAAAGGTGTGGTTTTTAGGTGTGTGAGAGATGGGGTTGTGAGTGGTGAGAAGTGGAATGTGTTTGTGGAAGAAGGGGAAGAAATGAAGCTGGTTTCAACACTCAAGGCCAGGCCAACCATTGTTGAAGTTGAGAATGTGTTGTACAATGTGATGGCGATGAATTCGCCGATAACCAAGTCGGCGAAGTTCATTAAGGGGTTGGTATCCAATGTGACAGGAAGAAAATAG